The Linepithema humile isolate Giens D197 chromosome 2, Lhum_UNIL_v1.0, whole genome shotgun sequence genome has a segment encoding these proteins:
- the LOC105670813 gene encoding odorant receptor 13a-like isoform X1 — MLIFRSVSSGERAAVTHKALSGTFAQFVRSVDEANFAMIPISTVSRPVEIGLRLTGIWPNSCIFFRLIWSAVMGTGLIFQYHYLLTHFSTKELPNLIDGLSTTLPYSLLFFKLIVLWVNNRYAFLSFLHCRIFISILTAMSEDWYEYSSMQAMINKGIIAHRCSKLIIGVYSTAVLLYSTASVSFRRQAGDDCRELLIKMELPFVFCESPIYEIVICVQFVHLMAVASSIGMLDALIVTLMLHIGGQIDIMHQQLEKICPTDNERDLSTAIMKSLINKHQKIISFSENIESLFSHIALMQFFSNTLIICCIGFLIVTSLGTDEGIRMLVKTVFFYIAITLEAFIFCFAGEYLSNKSKMVGDAAYESLWYTFKPRDCRTLLLVIMRSQKRLTISAGKFMDLSLEGFTTILHTSGQIDILCDALEEISPEKNDHRLAVAITKELIGKHQKIIIFSNKIEKIFCYIALIQFMSSTLVTCCLGFMIVTVSKHSPKWKVRGRDLYLRSMLQSIGTMEDSDSVDSSALMKAIVFYMAVTVEAFIFCFSGEYLSAKSKMIGDAAYKSIWYNLNPNESKLILLIMLRSQRRLTITAGKIMDLSLEAFTSIIKASVSYVSVLHAMY; from the exons atgttaatatttcgaAGCGTTTCCTCCGGCGAACGTGCAGCCGTCACGCACAAAGCTTTGTCAGGAACGTTTGCTCAGTTCGTTCGGTCCGTCGACGAAGCGAATTTTGCGATGATACCGATCAGCACCGTCAGTCGTCCGGTCGAAATCGGTCTCCGTCTTACCGGGATATGGCCGAATTCCTGTATCTTCTTCAGGCTAATCTGGTCGGCGGTGATGGGAACAGGATTGATCTTCCAGTATCACTATCTCCTGACGCACTTCAGCACGAAGGAGCTGCCCAATCTGATAGACGGCTTAAGCACCACCTTGCCGTACAGTCTGCTCTTTTTCAAGCTGATTGTCCTGTGGGTTAATAACCGGTATGCATTTCTTTCCT TCTTGCATTGCAGAATATTCATCAGTATCCTGACTGCGATGTCCGAGGACTGGTACGAGTACTCCAGCATGCAGGCCATGATCAACAAAGGGATCATCGCGCACCGTTGTTCGAAATTGATCATCGGCGTTTACTCGACGGCGGTGTTACTTTACAGCACCGCGAGCGTCAGTTTTCGCAGGCAGGCTGGCGACGATTGTCGTGAGCTGCTTATAAAGATGGAATTGCCTTTCGTTTTCTGCGAATCGCCGATTTATGAGATCGTGATATGCGTGCAATTCGTTCATCTAATGGCGGTTGCCTCCTCCATAGGTATGCTCGACGCATTAATCGTTACGCTG atgCTGCATATTGGTGGACAAATAGATATTATGCATCAGCAGTTGGAAAAAATCTGCCCTACGGATAATGAGCGCGATTTATCCACTGCTATTATGAAATCCTTAATCAATAAACaccaaaaaattatttctttctcggAGAACATCGAGAGTCTCTTCAGTCACATCGCACTGATGCAATTTTTCTCGAATACGCTGATCATATGTTGCATCGGATTCCTCATAGTAACT TCGTTAGGTACAGACGAAGGCATCAGGATGTTAGTAAAAACCGTGTTTTTCTACATAGCCATCACTCTGGAGGCATTTATCTTCTGTTTCGCCGGTGAATATCTTAGCAATAAA AGCAAAATGGTCGGCGATGCGGCATATGAATCACTTTGGTATACTTTCAAGCCTCGGGATTGCCGTACTCTGCTGTTAGTGATAATGAGATCGCAAAAACGACTGACGATCAGCGCGGGGAAGTTCATGGATTTATCCCTGGAAGGATTCACAACC ATCCTTCATACGAGCGGTCAAATAGATATTTTGTGCGACGCATTGGAGGAAATCTCTCCCGAAAAGAACGATCATCGTCTAGCCGTCGCCATCACGAAGGAACTGATCGGCAagcatcaaaaaattattatcttctcGAATAAgatcgaaaaaattttttgttacatcgCATTAATACAATTCATGTCGAGCACTCTGGTGACCTGCTGCTTAGGATTTATGATCGTAACAGTGAGTAAACATTCGCCAAAGTGGAAAGTGCGGGGACGCGATTTATATCTGCGTTCGATGTTACAGTCGATTGGCACGATGGAAGACTCCGATTCGGTCGATAGCTCGGCGTTGATGAAAGCTATAGTGTTTTACATGGCTGTTACGGTAGAGGCGTTTATCTTCTGCTTTTCCGGGGAATACCTCAGTGCCAAG AGCAAAATGATCGGCGATGCAGCGTACAAGTCAATTTGGTACAATTTGAATCCCAACGAGAGCAAACTCATCCTGCTTATAATGTTGAGATCGCAAAGGAGGCTTACTATCACAGCCGGAAAGATTATGGACTTGTCGCTAGAGGCATTCACGAGC ATCATAAAGGCCTCTGTTTCGTATGTGTCAGTACTGCATGCGATGTATTGA
- the LOC105670813 gene encoding odorant receptor 13a-like isoform X2, producing MLIFRSVSSGERAAVTHKALSGTFAQFVRSVDEANFAMIPISTVSRPVEIGLRLTGIWPNSCIFFRLIWSAVMGTGLIFQYHYLLTHFSTKELPNLIDGLSTTLPYSLLFFKLIVLWVNNRIFISILTAMSEDWYEYSSMQAMINKGIIAHRCSKLIIGVYSTAVLLYSTASVSFRRQAGDDCRELLIKMELPFVFCESPIYEIVICVQFVHLMAVASSIGMLDALIVTLMLHIGGQIDIMHQQLEKICPTDNERDLSTAIMKSLINKHQKIISFSENIESLFSHIALMQFFSNTLIICCIGFLIVTSLGTDEGIRMLVKTVFFYIAITLEAFIFCFAGEYLSNKSKMVGDAAYESLWYTFKPRDCRTLLLVIMRSQKRLTISAGKFMDLSLEGFTTILHTSGQIDILCDALEEISPEKNDHRLAVAITKELIGKHQKIIIFSNKIEKIFCYIALIQFMSSTLVTCCLGFMIVTVSKHSPKWKVRGRDLYLRSMLQSIGTMEDSDSVDSSALMKAIVFYMAVTVEAFIFCFSGEYLSAKSKMIGDAAYKSIWYNLNPNESKLILLIMLRSQRRLTITAGKIMDLSLEAFTSIIKASVSYVSVLHAMY from the exons atgttaatatttcgaAGCGTTTCCTCCGGCGAACGTGCAGCCGTCACGCACAAAGCTTTGTCAGGAACGTTTGCTCAGTTCGTTCGGTCCGTCGACGAAGCGAATTTTGCGATGATACCGATCAGCACCGTCAGTCGTCCGGTCGAAATCGGTCTCCGTCTTACCGGGATATGGCCGAATTCCTGTATCTTCTTCAGGCTAATCTGGTCGGCGGTGATGGGAACAGGATTGATCTTCCAGTATCACTATCTCCTGACGCACTTCAGCACGAAGGAGCTGCCCAATCTGATAGACGGCTTAAGCACCACCTTGCCGTACAGTCTGCTCTTTTTCAAGCTGATTGTCCTGTGGGTTAATAACCG AATATTCATCAGTATCCTGACTGCGATGTCCGAGGACTGGTACGAGTACTCCAGCATGCAGGCCATGATCAACAAAGGGATCATCGCGCACCGTTGTTCGAAATTGATCATCGGCGTTTACTCGACGGCGGTGTTACTTTACAGCACCGCGAGCGTCAGTTTTCGCAGGCAGGCTGGCGACGATTGTCGTGAGCTGCTTATAAAGATGGAATTGCCTTTCGTTTTCTGCGAATCGCCGATTTATGAGATCGTGATATGCGTGCAATTCGTTCATCTAATGGCGGTTGCCTCCTCCATAGGTATGCTCGACGCATTAATCGTTACGCTG atgCTGCATATTGGTGGACAAATAGATATTATGCATCAGCAGTTGGAAAAAATCTGCCCTACGGATAATGAGCGCGATTTATCCACTGCTATTATGAAATCCTTAATCAATAAACaccaaaaaattatttctttctcggAGAACATCGAGAGTCTCTTCAGTCACATCGCACTGATGCAATTTTTCTCGAATACGCTGATCATATGTTGCATCGGATTCCTCATAGTAACT TCGTTAGGTACAGACGAAGGCATCAGGATGTTAGTAAAAACCGTGTTTTTCTACATAGCCATCACTCTGGAGGCATTTATCTTCTGTTTCGCCGGTGAATATCTTAGCAATAAA AGCAAAATGGTCGGCGATGCGGCATATGAATCACTTTGGTATACTTTCAAGCCTCGGGATTGCCGTACTCTGCTGTTAGTGATAATGAGATCGCAAAAACGACTGACGATCAGCGCGGGGAAGTTCATGGATTTATCCCTGGAAGGATTCACAACC ATCCTTCATACGAGCGGTCAAATAGATATTTTGTGCGACGCATTGGAGGAAATCTCTCCCGAAAAGAACGATCATCGTCTAGCCGTCGCCATCACGAAGGAACTGATCGGCAagcatcaaaaaattattatcttctcGAATAAgatcgaaaaaattttttgttacatcgCATTAATACAATTCATGTCGAGCACTCTGGTGACCTGCTGCTTAGGATTTATGATCGTAACAGTGAGTAAACATTCGCCAAAGTGGAAAGTGCGGGGACGCGATTTATATCTGCGTTCGATGTTACAGTCGATTGGCACGATGGAAGACTCCGATTCGGTCGATAGCTCGGCGTTGATGAAAGCTATAGTGTTTTACATGGCTGTTACGGTAGAGGCGTTTATCTTCTGCTTTTCCGGGGAATACCTCAGTGCCAAG AGCAAAATGATCGGCGATGCAGCGTACAAGTCAATTTGGTACAATTTGAATCCCAACGAGAGCAAACTCATCCTGCTTATAATGTTGAGATCGCAAAGGAGGCTTACTATCACAGCCGGAAAGATTATGGACTTGTCGCTAGAGGCATTCACGAGC ATCATAAAGGCCTCTGTTTCGTATGTGTCAGTACTGCATGCGATGTATTGA
- the LOC105670813 gene encoding odorant receptor 13a-like isoform X3, translating to MLIFRSVSSGERAAVTHKALSGTFAQFVRSVDEANFAMIPISTVSRPVEIGLRLTGIWPNSCIFFRLIWSAVMGTGLIFQYHYLLTHFSTKELPNLIDGLSTTLPYSLLFFKLIVLWVNNRYAFLSFLHCRIFISILTAMSEDWYEYSSMQAMINKGIIAHRCSKLIIGVYSTAVLLYSTASVSFRRQAGDDCRELLIKMELPFVFCESPIYEIVICVQFVHLMAVASSIGMLDALIVTLMLHIGGQIDIMHQQLEKICPTDNERDLSTAIMKSLINKHQKIISFSENIESLFSHIALMQFFSNTLIICCIGFLIVTSLGTDEGIRMLVKTVFFYIAITLEAFIFCFAGEYLSNKSKMVGDAAYESLWYTFKPRDCRTLLLVIMRSQKRLTISAGKFMDLSLEGFTTILHTSGQIDILCDALEEISPEKNDHRLAVAITKELIGKHQKIIIFSNKIEKIFCYIALIQFMSSTLVTCCLGFMIVTSIGTMEDSDSVDSSALMKAIVFYMAVTVEAFIFCFSGEYLSAKSKMIGDAAYKSIWYNLNPNESKLILLIMLRSQRRLTITAGKIMDLSLEAFTSIIKASVSYVSVLHAMY from the exons atgttaatatttcgaAGCGTTTCCTCCGGCGAACGTGCAGCCGTCACGCACAAAGCTTTGTCAGGAACGTTTGCTCAGTTCGTTCGGTCCGTCGACGAAGCGAATTTTGCGATGATACCGATCAGCACCGTCAGTCGTCCGGTCGAAATCGGTCTCCGTCTTACCGGGATATGGCCGAATTCCTGTATCTTCTTCAGGCTAATCTGGTCGGCGGTGATGGGAACAGGATTGATCTTCCAGTATCACTATCTCCTGACGCACTTCAGCACGAAGGAGCTGCCCAATCTGATAGACGGCTTAAGCACCACCTTGCCGTACAGTCTGCTCTTTTTCAAGCTGATTGTCCTGTGGGTTAATAACCGGTATGCATTTCTTTCCT TCTTGCATTGCAGAATATTCATCAGTATCCTGACTGCGATGTCCGAGGACTGGTACGAGTACTCCAGCATGCAGGCCATGATCAACAAAGGGATCATCGCGCACCGTTGTTCGAAATTGATCATCGGCGTTTACTCGACGGCGGTGTTACTTTACAGCACCGCGAGCGTCAGTTTTCGCAGGCAGGCTGGCGACGATTGTCGTGAGCTGCTTATAAAGATGGAATTGCCTTTCGTTTTCTGCGAATCGCCGATTTATGAGATCGTGATATGCGTGCAATTCGTTCATCTAATGGCGGTTGCCTCCTCCATAGGTATGCTCGACGCATTAATCGTTACGCTG atgCTGCATATTGGTGGACAAATAGATATTATGCATCAGCAGTTGGAAAAAATCTGCCCTACGGATAATGAGCGCGATTTATCCACTGCTATTATGAAATCCTTAATCAATAAACaccaaaaaattatttctttctcggAGAACATCGAGAGTCTCTTCAGTCACATCGCACTGATGCAATTTTTCTCGAATACGCTGATCATATGTTGCATCGGATTCCTCATAGTAACT TCGTTAGGTACAGACGAAGGCATCAGGATGTTAGTAAAAACCGTGTTTTTCTACATAGCCATCACTCTGGAGGCATTTATCTTCTGTTTCGCCGGTGAATATCTTAGCAATAAA AGCAAAATGGTCGGCGATGCGGCATATGAATCACTTTGGTATACTTTCAAGCCTCGGGATTGCCGTACTCTGCTGTTAGTGATAATGAGATCGCAAAAACGACTGACGATCAGCGCGGGGAAGTTCATGGATTTATCCCTGGAAGGATTCACAACC ATCCTTCATACGAGCGGTCAAATAGATATTTTGTGCGACGCATTGGAGGAAATCTCTCCCGAAAAGAACGATCATCGTCTAGCCGTCGCCATCACGAAGGAACTGATCGGCAagcatcaaaaaattattatcttctcGAATAAgatcgaaaaaattttttgttacatcgCATTAATACAATTCATGTCGAGCACTCTGGTGACCTGCTGCTTAGGATTTATGATCGTAACA TCGATTGGCACGATGGAAGACTCCGATTCGGTCGATAGCTCGGCGTTGATGAAAGCTATAGTGTTTTACATGGCTGTTACGGTAGAGGCGTTTATCTTCTGCTTTTCCGGGGAATACCTCAGTGCCAAG AGCAAAATGATCGGCGATGCAGCGTACAAGTCAATTTGGTACAATTTGAATCCCAACGAGAGCAAACTCATCCTGCTTATAATGTTGAGATCGCAAAGGAGGCTTACTATCACAGCCGGAAAGATTATGGACTTGTCGCTAGAGGCATTCACGAGC ATCATAAAGGCCTCTGTTTCGTATGTGTCAGTACTGCATGCGATGTATTGA
- the LOC105670819 gene encoding odorant receptor 13a-like isoform X2 → MSFMTTVSPQVEFGLRVIGVWPGTPCSNLYRIFWTVSLGLAQTFQFRYIIGCIQTNDFSNLVDSVSTTLPYSLLCLKLIFIWLNQKLFNDILTSMSRDWHNCSAIAFNVCTMTNKAILSRRCSMLIIGVYCMAVVVYISVIMEFNSIVSDELGKEGQQLFLKMKFPFVYEFSPVYEIVMFVQFVQLLGHALVIGMLDALIVTLILHVSGQVDIVSQGLFELYSSDKCEHKSYRKATGAIIRRHQNLIALSDNIENLFSYIALMQFLTNTLVICCIAFVIVTSIDGNQGFIMLLKSLFFYTAITLEAFIFCFAGEYLSNKSKSIANAAYEAFWYNAEPSKSRNLLILMLRSQKRLTLTIDFKSFGILRVSAACNVLISKKD, encoded by the exons ATGAGTTTTATGACTACCGTGAGCCCTCAAGTGGAATTCGGGCTGCGAGTCATTGGTGTTTGGCCAGGAACCCCGTGCAGCAACTTATACCGTATCTTTTGGACGGTCTCTTTAGGCCTTGCTCAAACGTTTCAATTCAGATACATCATCGGCTGCATCCAAACTaatgatttttcaaatctaGTCGATAGCGTGAGCACCACGCTGCCTTACAGCTTGCTTTGCTTGAAGCTAATTTTCATCTGGCTAAATCAGAA aTTATTTAACGATATCTTAACATCGATGTCGCGGGATTGGCACAACTGCAGCGCTATCGCTTTTAACGTGTGCACTATGACGAATAAAGCGATTCTCTCGCGTCGTTGCTCGATGTTGATTATCGGGGTGTATTGCATGGCCGTTGTGGTTTACATCTCTGTCATCATGGAATTTAATAGCATTGTTTCCGACGAGCTCGGAAAAGAAGGGCAGCAGCTCTTTCTTAAGATGAAGTTCCCCTTCGTTTACGAATTCTCTCCTGTTTACGAAATCGTTATGTTCGTTCAGTTTGTTCAACTGTTAGGACACGCCTTGGTGATTGGGATGCTAGACGCGCTGATCGTCACGCtg ATACTGCACGTAAGCGGCCAGGTAGACATTGTGAGTCAAGGTTTGTTCGAACTCTACTCTTCAGACAAGTGTGAGCATAAATCGTACAGAAAAGCAACAGGCGCAATCATTCGCAGACATCAAAATCTTATTGCGTTGTCGGATAATATTGAGAATCTATTCTCTTACATTGCACTAATGCAGTTTCTTACGAACACACTCGTCATATGTTGTATAGCATTCGTAATTGTAACA TCGATCGATGGAAATCAGGGATTCATTATGCTGTTGAAGTCTCTGTTCTTTTACACTGCTATTACTTTGGAAGCATTCATCTTTTGCTTTGCTGGCGAATATCTTAGTAATAAG AGTAAATCGATCGCGAATGCAGCTTACGAGGCTTTTTGGTACAACGCGGAACCCAGCAAAAGtcgaaatttattgattttaatgttGAGATCACAGAAACGATTGACTTTAACAATCG ATTTTAAGAGCTTCGGCATCTTACGTGTCAGTGCTGCTTGCAATGTCTTAATCAGCAAAAAAGATTGA
- the LOC105670819 gene encoding odorant receptor 13a-like isoform X1: MSFMTTVSPQVEFGLRVIGVWPGTPCSNLYRIFWTVSLGLAQTFQFRYIIGCIQTNDFSNLVDSVSTTLPYSLLCLKLIFIWLNQKLFNDILTSMSRDWHNCSAIAFNVCTMTNKAILSRRCSMLIIGVYCMAVVVYISVIMEFNSIVSDELGKEGQQLFLKMKFPFVYEFSPVYEIVMFVQFVQLLGHALVIGMLDALIVTLILHVSGQVDIVSQGLFELYSSDKCEHKSYRKATGAIIRRHQNLIALSDNIENLFSYIALMQFLTNTLVICCIAFVIVTSIDGNQGFIMLLKSLFFYTAITLEAFIFCFAGEYLSNKSKSIANAAYEAFWYNAEPSKSRNLLILMLRSQKRLTLTIGKFNDLSLQVFASILRASASYVSVLLAMS; the protein is encoded by the exons ATGAGTTTTATGACTACCGTGAGCCCTCAAGTGGAATTCGGGCTGCGAGTCATTGGTGTTTGGCCAGGAACCCCGTGCAGCAACTTATACCGTATCTTTTGGACGGTCTCTTTAGGCCTTGCTCAAACGTTTCAATTCAGATACATCATCGGCTGCATCCAAACTaatgatttttcaaatctaGTCGATAGCGTGAGCACCACGCTGCCTTACAGCTTGCTTTGCTTGAAGCTAATTTTCATCTGGCTAAATCAGAA aTTATTTAACGATATCTTAACATCGATGTCGCGGGATTGGCACAACTGCAGCGCTATCGCTTTTAACGTGTGCACTATGACGAATAAAGCGATTCTCTCGCGTCGTTGCTCGATGTTGATTATCGGGGTGTATTGCATGGCCGTTGTGGTTTACATCTCTGTCATCATGGAATTTAATAGCATTGTTTCCGACGAGCTCGGAAAAGAAGGGCAGCAGCTCTTTCTTAAGATGAAGTTCCCCTTCGTTTACGAATTCTCTCCTGTTTACGAAATCGTTATGTTCGTTCAGTTTGTTCAACTGTTAGGACACGCCTTGGTGATTGGGATGCTAGACGCGCTGATCGTCACGCtg ATACTGCACGTAAGCGGCCAGGTAGACATTGTGAGTCAAGGTTTGTTCGAACTCTACTCTTCAGACAAGTGTGAGCATAAATCGTACAGAAAAGCAACAGGCGCAATCATTCGCAGACATCAAAATCTTATTGCGTTGTCGGATAATATTGAGAATCTATTCTCTTACATTGCACTAATGCAGTTTCTTACGAACACACTCGTCATATGTTGTATAGCATTCGTAATTGTAACA TCGATCGATGGAAATCAGGGATTCATTATGCTGTTGAAGTCTCTGTTCTTTTACACTGCTATTACTTTGGAAGCATTCATCTTTTGCTTTGCTGGCGAATATCTTAGTAATAAG AGTAAATCGATCGCGAATGCAGCTTACGAGGCTTTTTGGTACAACGCGGAACCCAGCAAAAGtcgaaatttattgattttaatgttGAGATCACAGAAACGATTGACTTTAACAATCGGTAAATTTAACGATCTGTCCTTACAAGTTTTTGCGAGt ATTTTAAGAGCTTCGGCATCTTACGTGTCAGTGCTGCTTGCAATGTCTTAA
- the LOC105670819 gene encoding odorant receptor 13a-like isoform X3, which yields MSFMTTVSPQVEFGLRVIGVWPGTPCSNLYRIFWTVSLGLAQTFQFRYIIGCIQTNDFSNLVDSVSTTLPYSLLCLKLIFIWLNQKLFNDILTSMSRDWHNCSAIAFNVCTMTNKAILSRRCSMLIIGVYCMAVVVYISVIMEFNSIVSDELGKEGQQLFLKMKFPFVYEFSPVYEIVMFVQFVQLLGHALVIGMLDALIVTLILHVSGQVDIVSQGLFELYSSDKCEHKSYRKATGAIIRRHQNLIALSDNIENLFSYIALMQFLTNTLVICCIAFVIVTSKSIANAAYEAFWYNAEPSKSRNLLILMLRSQKRLTLTIGKFNDLSLQVFASILRASASYVSVLLAMS from the exons ATGAGTTTTATGACTACCGTGAGCCCTCAAGTGGAATTCGGGCTGCGAGTCATTGGTGTTTGGCCAGGAACCCCGTGCAGCAACTTATACCGTATCTTTTGGACGGTCTCTTTAGGCCTTGCTCAAACGTTTCAATTCAGATACATCATCGGCTGCATCCAAACTaatgatttttcaaatctaGTCGATAGCGTGAGCACCACGCTGCCTTACAGCTTGCTTTGCTTGAAGCTAATTTTCATCTGGCTAAATCAGAA aTTATTTAACGATATCTTAACATCGATGTCGCGGGATTGGCACAACTGCAGCGCTATCGCTTTTAACGTGTGCACTATGACGAATAAAGCGATTCTCTCGCGTCGTTGCTCGATGTTGATTATCGGGGTGTATTGCATGGCCGTTGTGGTTTACATCTCTGTCATCATGGAATTTAATAGCATTGTTTCCGACGAGCTCGGAAAAGAAGGGCAGCAGCTCTTTCTTAAGATGAAGTTCCCCTTCGTTTACGAATTCTCTCCTGTTTACGAAATCGTTATGTTCGTTCAGTTTGTTCAACTGTTAGGACACGCCTTGGTGATTGGGATGCTAGACGCGCTGATCGTCACGCtg ATACTGCACGTAAGCGGCCAGGTAGACATTGTGAGTCAAGGTTTGTTCGAACTCTACTCTTCAGACAAGTGTGAGCATAAATCGTACAGAAAAGCAACAGGCGCAATCATTCGCAGACATCAAAATCTTATTGCGTTGTCGGATAATATTGAGAATCTATTCTCTTACATTGCACTAATGCAGTTTCTTACGAACACACTCGTCATATGTTGTATAGCATTCGTAATTGTAACA AGTAAATCGATCGCGAATGCAGCTTACGAGGCTTTTTGGTACAACGCGGAACCCAGCAAAAGtcgaaatttattgattttaatgttGAGATCACAGAAACGATTGACTTTAACAATCGGTAAATTTAACGATCTGTCCTTACAAGTTTTTGCGAGt ATTTTAAGAGCTTCGGCATCTTACGTGTCAGTGCTGCTTGCAATGTCTTAA
- the LOC105670818 gene encoding odorant receptor 10-like: MIPTSTIGGPMEFTLRLIGVWPDSSCKFLQRVAWGMAMATSQLFQYWYLFSHIGSDTLPDILDSLSLCLSNSLLFLKLNILWLNGRIVYNIFAAMAEDWNECASTYSKTQAMISKAILSHRISKCTIGMYTACLVLIGVSNMLAQKSAGSEQPVEERQLIVKMQLPFEYTVSPVYEIVMIMQFLLQYTSAVMAGMLNAFIVTLILHIAGQIDIMCHELLEIPVADDKRDSRTAALRGVVHRHQRIIAFADSIENVCCYMALMQFLSNTFVICFLGFVIVTSLDSVDANTVLLKVIPYYVVVNVEAFILCFTGEYLSSKSKTISQAAYDSLWYKLNPSESKILLLLMVRSQRQLTMTAGKFMDLSLEGFTSILKASASYVSVLHAMY, translated from the exons ATGATACCTACCAGTACTATCGGCGGTCCGATGGAATTCACTTTGCGGCTGATCGGCGTTTGGCCGGATTCCTCGTGCAAATTCCTGCAGCGCGTCGCTTGGGGAATGGCGATGGCCACTTCGCAACTCTTTCAATATTGGTACCTCTTCAGTCACATCGGTTCCGACACTCTGCCGGATATCCTGGACTCTCTCAGCCTGTGTTTGTCGAATAGTCTGCTGTTCCTGAAATTGAACATCCTTTGGTTAAACGGACG CAttgtttataacatttttgcgGCAATGGCTGAAGACTGGAACGAATGCGCGTCCACTTATTCGAAGACGCAGGCAATGATAAGCAAAGCGATTTTGTCTCATCGAATTTCGAAATGCACCATCGGCATGTATACGGCGTGTCTGGTTTTAATAGGGGTGAGTAACATGTTGGCTCAAAAGAGCGCGGGCTCTGAGCAACCTGTCGAAGAACGGCAGCTTATTGTTAAAATGCAACTGCCGTTTGAGTACACTGTGTCGCCGGTTTATGAAATTGTCATGATCATGCAATTCCTTCTGCAATACACGTCGGCAGTTATGGCGGGAATGCTGAACGCTTTCATCGTGACGTTA ATACTCCACATTGCCGGCCAAATCGACATAATGTGTCACGAATTGTTGGAAATTCCGGTGGCCGACGACAAACGGGATTCGCGTACTGCCGCGTTAAGAGGCGTCGTGCACAGGCATCAAAGGATTATTGCCTTCGCGGACAGTATCGAGAATGTATGCTGTTACATGGCGCTAATGCAGTTTCTCTCAAATACGTTCGTTATTTGCTTCCTAGGATTTGTAATCGTAACC TCGCTGGATTCCGTCGATGCGAATACTGTGTTGCTAAAGGTCATCCCTTATTACGTCGTCGTGAACGTAGAAGCGTTTATACTTTGCTTCACCGGCGAATACCTGAGCTCGAAG AGTAAGACTATAAGTCAGGCCGCGTATGATTCACTTTGGTATAAATTAAATCCTAGTGAGAgtaaaatcttattattacttatgGTGAGGTCTCAGAGGCAATTAACAATGACAGCTGGAAAATTCATGGATTTATCTCTGGAGGGTTTTACAAGC ATTCTAAAGGCTTCTGCGTCTTACGTTTCGGTGCTACATGCCATGTATTGA